A single window of Mycobacterium sp. ITM-2016-00318 DNA harbors:
- a CDS encoding chemotaxis protein CheY has translation MDTLIDYLSEARTAHRRNDWAASYAAFVRADGLGPMPTDDLDAYSVAAWRLGHGSEAVRLAARTFDRLIRTDPPAAAMEAAVLALLWHARDHLVVSRLWADRARALLVDATAGGTHGYLAYLDSAAAVAAGDAAALARASTVLREAASSTGDATLATLMRVVDGVAALLESRAADGYRLLDDALVPMLDERLPLEWAGDVYRLVLRPGRHVDARHREAWTESMRRWVVVTGVVMADT, from the coding sequence GGCGGCCAGCTACGCCGCATTCGTGCGAGCCGACGGCCTCGGGCCGATGCCGACTGACGACCTGGACGCCTACAGCGTCGCCGCCTGGCGGCTCGGCCACGGAAGCGAGGCGGTCCGCCTGGCAGCGCGTACGTTCGACCGGTTGATACGCACCGATCCCCCCGCCGCGGCGATGGAGGCGGCCGTGCTCGCTCTTCTGTGGCATGCCCGCGACCACCTGGTGGTGTCGCGACTGTGGGCGGACCGGGCCAGGGCACTGCTCGTGGACGCAACAGCCGGCGGAACGCACGGTTATCTGGCCTACCTCGACTCCGCGGCCGCGGTCGCCGCCGGTGACGCCGCCGCGCTGGCCCGCGCCTCGACCGTGTTGCGGGAAGCGGCCTCGAGCACCGGTGATGCGACGCTGGCCACGCTCATGCGGGTCGTCGACGGAGTCGCCGCGCTGCTGGAGTCGCGCGCCGCCGACGGGTACCGGCTTCTCGACGACGCGCTGGTTCCGATGCTCGACGAACGACTTCCGCTCGAATGGGCCGGCGACGTCTACCGTTTGGTGCTGCGACCGGGCAGACACGTCGATGCGCGGCATCGCGAGGCGTGGACCGAGTCGATGCGGCGGTGGGTGGTCGTCACCGGAGTGGTCATGGCCGACACGTGA